tttgtttctgaGTCCACCGCATACCATCGAATGCAGTTGAAGGGCTTGTGCGAGAAGGGGGTTATCCCAGACTTTTACGGGACGATTAGAAACATTCAGCCTTCTTGCTGGTCAGATCTCGATATGTTTCTTAAGGACAGACTGCCACCAAATGCTATTCTTATCGAATATATTCCAAATCTGCAGTCGATAAACCTATCGAACTATTCAGAGCAACGTCTGGCTAAACTACGTCAGATACTGGACGAGATCCACGAGGCAAATGTCCTCCATGGCGACCCGATGCCCCGAAACATGATGGTATCTTTAGGAGAACAAGACAGGGTACACTGGTTAGACTTTGACTCTGCCCAAACATTTCCAGAGGGTGGTGATCGTTCGCCAAAACAAGAACGGTGGATGAAGGAAGAGGTTGAGCTGTTGGACTATTTTGTTGATGCCTTGGTAAGTTCTAGAGTTCTCGCGATGGACTTAGCTGACTCTCTAGCAGGCTCAAGATCATAAAGAAGGCAAGCTAAACCGTAcaatttcttattattatgaTTGGTTTGCGTAAACAGGACATGCCTCTACGAAGTAGAGGAGGCTTGGCGGCCTGACTGCCTGAAAAGGTTACCATTCCTAATTGGGTATAGTAAGGGGTCACGGGTACAAAGGagaatttccttttttagGTCAGGATATCAGGGGCTTCCATGAACGGATTTGCCGTTGTACATCAATTGCCTCTCCTTTTATGGATGATAACGTATTCAGTTTGATCCTCAAATACTTCCCCGGTCGGGACCTCAGATTCTGACGTCGCATATCATTAACCTCAAAGAGTAAACGATCTACTGGTCCTGGACCGTTAAGATCGCGAGACAAGGATCGACTGTGCGGAACTGCGGATCCTCCATGAGTTTGTCGATCTTATCAGAACTGTCCCTATAGAGTGTGGAACACTCGATAAAGTAAGTATCTGCACATTCCTCCTGACTGTGCTGGAAAGGAGAACCCCACTGGTATACTTGAAAGGCAAATCGATACGACGGTGTCAAATGATACCGAGACTAGATATCTGCAAGAAAGGCGAAAAAGCAAATTACGAGTAGTATTCGGCAAACAGTTAATTGGCTGGTTTCAACATTTCTTCGTGATTATGGTATCGCTTTGACAAATCAACAGCAGTGTGCAATTCTGTCCTTCCCTCTGGTCCTTCCATCCTCAAGCCTCGGTAGTTTGTAGATAAGTCCACTGAATTTTCCAACGCTCACTCGCAGGTACCATTCTCGTTGGGGCTACCGATATCGCCCTGAATGACGCAGACCTTCGAGCAGCAAGGAGTTTGCGAATCGCATGGCAGACCGTTGGGGGTGCATTGGTTCGGCACCGCAGCCACGGTAGCAACAAAGACAGAGAGGATGAGATAGGCGAGACGCATATTTGCCGATAGATCAAGTGGGTTTGAAGGACTGGGGGTCATTAGTTACAAAGAACGATCTGCGTTAAACAAAGATTGTGTGAGATACCTTTTAAGGTTATGCTTTTTGGATTTAGACGCAAGGGCAGTGTGAGTAAGTAGCTTAAGTATAGGAAGGTCCGGGAGGGGAGGAAGCCGATCCTTATATAGAGACTGGGTGGGCCTGTTCATTAATTCATGGTCTCCCTCAGTGTCAGATTTCAGTGACATTCCGAGGCCCACCTCCGGAGCCAGGAACGGCACTTGGGTGAATAGCTTGTAGCACTTGCCTCTGTCGGGAGTAGACCACTAACTATGCCATAGTGGGATAGGAACAGGTCGCAGCACTAGATGTGATACTCCACAGTCACACAGCCAATCTCCTTGAGCTATTTTTCTGGCCACCACGGCTTTCAGCTAAAAGTGGGTATTGGACTCGCTTAAGGGTTAGTCCCACGCTACTCCTATATTACGGAGTGTGCCGAGCCAGCGATAAAACACCAATGGTAGCATGGATAGGTACGTAGTATATACTCTCATATCAGAAGAGCTTTCTTGATTGAGAAACTAGAGCTCTATACTCCAAGGGCTCCAAGAGGTCGGAATAGCTGGTCGCACATTGAAACTACGCCAGTATCCGtatttctttcatttctttgCCCCTCTTTGATTTCTTTACACACATCTTGGCGCATCATCTTAACGTCGGAACCTAGCCAAAGTCTAAATCCCTCGCTAAAGATGCACCTTGATGACCGGAGAATATTGCCATGAAACTGTgtccctctccatcatctccgTGACAGTTGGGTAGCCAGGCTGTACCGAACCGTATACTTGACATATACGTCCAAGTTCCTCTTCCAATCACTCTCCGTCCGTTTAATATTTCGGACTAATATTTGCACACTTTGATCGAGGGCACTGAAATCATCTTTTGGATATCCTTGCCGGTCCAATCCATGGAAAGTATTGTCAGCAATTGGCGAACGGCTATATGTAACAGCGATAGTCACTCGAAAATGCCACTTCAAGACCACAATGCGTAAAACCCATCTTGAACGGGTGTTCGAACGGTCTGGTGGGGAAATGAGGCATCACTGACCAAAGAGCGACGGCACCTTGACCACTCATTAACGATATGATTGCGATCGAcattctcttttcctttacttTTGGCCAAGCTTTTATCCTTTTCTCCCAACTCTGTGGTTCAGGTTTCTTCGGATGTGGTTGGTTGAGCTGTCAAGGTGTGGAGACCTAGTCCCTTTTAGCTGTgttctaaatatattaaccaCCGAAATGCCTGTTTATTCAAGTAGGGTAATGGATACTACCTGATAAGGGGCTGAATGAAGTCAGGTTGACTGTTGCAGGACTTGGCAGTAGCTCTTGGGGGATATCAAGGGGTTGTCGTAGTTGTGAACCTCCTGTTGACGTGGGATCCCCTTAACTGCTTGGTGCTCGGTGCTCGGTCGCTCCACTTTAGAAATTACTGGATCTTGCTGGATTAACACCAACTGCTGAGATGTCCTGGGCTTTCGTCGCCTCGTGAGTGTACAGGGACCACGAAGTAAGATTGAATATGACTTCAAACTGGATCTTTCACTGAGGATAACGCAAGAAATCCGTCCCAGAGATTCCGAGAACATAAGGGCAACTATGTGGATAATTATATTTCCGAATTGAGTCTAGTCGAATTTCTATAGCCATCAAGTATAACTTAACGTACTTCAGTCTTAGCTCACGATCCACTTTGAAATGGCTTTTGACCACAGATAATAAGATGCCAGCAATGCTACATTAACCCTACTTGTACAGAGAATGGCGAATGCACCTGATCTGGCACGTGTTCAACCCCGACTCCGGATCCGATTCCGATTCCGACTCTCCGACCCTCAACGACATCGACGGTCGCTCTTCTGCTTCCAGGGGAATGGATATCCTACTTCAACATGAGTAGACGACAATCGTCAAGACGTCATGCGTGCTTCCGATGCATTGAACTAAAAGTCAAATGTTCTACACAAGGCAATGACAAAGAGTGTCAACGGTGCTCTCGATTGGGCCGTCCTTGTGTTTTCCCGAGCACTTTGCCGAACAACCCAGGTAGAAAAAGCCGGATCGATGAGCTTCAGGACCAGATCAATGAGCTTCGCGATCAACTCACGAAAAGGGTAAGTTGACTTTTTGCTATGTGTGAGTAGGCAAACTTGACTGACTGAAGCCGCAGGACGAGGCAGCTCCTGGACATGGCATGTCCGGAGATGAGGCAGTGCCACATGCTCTGCAGCAACATAATGGGCCAATTGAACACACGAAGTCCATCTCTCCACGACCTGACTTGGGTGAGCCCGGCGACTTGTTGACTATCGGCATTCTCACCTTGGCGCAGTGTAATCGACTCTTGGACAAGTTTCGCATGGTCAAAATGCCACAGTTTCCGTTTGTAATCATCCCCGACTCGATGAATGCAATCAGTCTCCGCCAGGAATATCCCTTCTTATTTGTGGCTATCATGACTGTCAGTACGGAAGATAGACCAGCATTACAAAAGGATTTAAACCATGAAGTGAAGCGGAACATCAGTACCCGTATCATTATGAACAACGAACGGAACATAGATCTACTTTTAGGCCTTCTGGTCTACACAGCGTGGTACCACTATCATTGGGAGTCAATGTTGCCGCACATGTACCTGTTCCTTCAACTGACCGTCACAATGGTTGCTGACCTGGGGCTCGATCGACAACCCAATTTCACTATGGGGGACATCGCAGCCAGCTTGGGTAGGCCGAGCAGTGCGCATCAGCTAGTGGCAAACCATTCGGCCGCTGGGAAGAGGGCTCTCCTGGGAACGTTCTATTTGTGCTCTGTGTAAGGAATCAACTTATTGTTTACTCGAACTCACTGACATCACAATAAGATCGTCGCTTTTTCGACAGCAGTTGTTCATGGAACATACCGATTGGATTGGTCAATGCTACGATGAATTAAGGAAGAACTCAGAGTTTCCATCAGATCAACAtctgaaaatatatatagacgtGCGATTGCTAGCTCGAAAAAGCGCAGAGGTATTTGACGGCAATGTTCACAGCTATACGAATCCACCCTTACATGGACGGGGGAGATTAGAGGTAGGTATCCAGGAGCTTGACAAAGAATTTACTTTATTTCAAGGTGTTAAAGATGAAGCTCGACAGCACGGAAGCGACACATGTGAGTTACCTAGTTGCATAATCTATTCAACCCTCAGAGACTCGTTGCCAGTTGTTAATCACAGGTCCAAAATAGATGGGTATGTATTCGAAGTCAAAGTAAAACCAGTCATCGTTCTTGGACAGATAGTCTACCACAGAAACAATGTGTTCCTTCTCGATGAAATGGAGCAACTTGAAAACCTCATTACATCTTCAGAGAGCTTCATTACCTCCTTCCTGGAGGCCTTACCAGAAATTGCGATTCAGCTTCCTCTATCCTTCTACACCTATCTCTGGTATGCGCTATTAGTGCTCTCAAAGGTCCTCTTGTTGTCCGACCTGGAGTGGGAAAGAACAACTGCGTTTGGGCGAAGAATTCATGGAATCGCGCGGGCGGCAATCGAAAAACATGGGGAGCTCTCAAGTGGTAATGATGTCTGGGCGAATAACAAGAGGGTCATAGGCAGTATGATATCATGGCTGGAAAAGCATCAAGACGTACGAGGGCCGGAACAGAGACTGCGAAACCATCCAAGCTCAACGATGCACCATCTTACAGTGGTTGACAAGAATACACACTACCCCTCAGCTTCTGCTAGCTCAAATTCGACAGAACCAGGAAAAAAGTTTGCCTATCCTACACAGCAGCCTGACCCTAATCAAGCAGCGACCGAATTCACATTTGATCAAGTTGCTTTGGAGGGTATGGGCGACGGGGTAGATGGCTATTGGGATGCAATACTATGGCAGCAAATGCTAGAAGGACCAGTATTCCCAGGGTTGTCTTCTTCCCTGCACATATCTAGCTCGGGGTGCTTCCGTGATTGACAGTTTGTGTTCTGCAGTCGAAGGATATTTAAAACCTATTtatctcttttccctttctttccatggttGTTGTAAGGGTTATAAGGGTTATGGATGGGTCTTTGACTCGCCAAGCCCAATCGCAGAGGCGGAAAATGCTGACTGAGCCCCTGAATGAGGCCACAAGAATTTCTCCGAAGTATTGGCGACAATTCTCAGCCACGACTGCTATCCTTATTTTCAACCCTATCCGGCGAATCGGTGATAGACATTCCTTTACTCAAGGGGAAGACGCAACTTCATATGCTTCCCTACGGGACAGCTAAGGGATCTCGTAGATCGCATCGGAAATCACGCCTTGGATGTGGCAACTGTAAACGCCGCAGGATCAAAGTAGGTACTCTCTCGGCAATTACTGTTATGCCAGTTAATTAACAATTGTACTCAGTGCGATGAAATTAGGCCAGCGTGCAGTGGCTGTCTGCGCCACTCCGTGCAGTGTGACTATCAGCTTGAGGAATCGAGTTCCAGCGTATTCACAGCAGCAGAAAACGCGAAAGGGCAGCCAGCGGCAACAGCGCCCAGGAAGGTGTCAACTAAGCGCCACCAAACATTTATCTCTTCATATCAAACCAACTTCAGGCCACCGAAGCGTGCACACAGAACTCGCAAGTCCATACCAGAACAACTACTCCAATGTTCCTCATCGGAGCGAATTTTTCCGACCTTGTCCTGTCGACCTTTTGAGTTTACTATCATCGACATGGAGCTCTTCCATAACTTCCTAAATCCAACAGACTATGGCGAATCAGAGCATCACAGTGCAATGCGAATGCAACAAAATCAACTTTCTCGTCTTGGGTTTTCTTTCCCGTACGTACTACGCCTCCTACTTGCTGGTTCGGGCTTTCAGTTAGCACGGCGTCCAGAAATCATGAAGCTGCAACAGTCTGCTATCCAAGGGAGAGATTATCATGTGGTAGCTGAGCGACACTATAACATCGCCATTCGCGAAGTGGCAGCGGCAGTGCCACGGCTGAATAAAGAGAACTGCCATGCAATTTATACCGCCGCTGTTCACATCTTCGTCTGCTCACTCGCCATGGGTCCGCGACCAGGCGAGTACATGGCTTTTCGAGAGGATGGTCAAGACGGCCTTCTATCCTTGTTCATCGGTGTCCGGACAGTATTGGAGATAAGCAGCAAGTTGTTTTCACCAGATGTAGTTCTAAAGGGCGATGAAGGGGAATCAGGCTCCGAGTCAGATCCGGCCGCAGAAACCACAGGCCCCGTCAGAAGCTCAACTATCGCTTCTGAATATGGGTATTGGATGGACCAGTTGCGGCATCTTATAGAATCCGAGCTTGTCAGGGAAGGTACGCTTAATCCAGTTTATCGTACGGTGTTCGAACGACTTCACGAGTGCTACGATGCTGTCTATAGCCCCTTTTCGCCCGTAACGACTGCACTTCTATCACCATGCATCTTCGGCTGGCTCTATAGACTGCCAAACGCGTTCATGTTTGGACTTAGACAGCGACACCAGCCGGCATTGGTGATATTCTCTTATTTCGTCCTCTTGTTGGATGAGCTCACCTGGAATTGGTTTCTTCAAGATTGGCCTAGACACATTCTCATCGGCATTCACCGTAACCTCGACGTCTACCACCAACAATATATCCAGTGGCCTATGCACTGCGTGACATCCAAAGCCTAGAAGGCCATTTGCCCTTCAGAACAGTTTGTGTCTATCAACATATCCATGCATGAGAGATATCTCATAAATGCGTCTATCACTAATACATAAACATGACATCGATGCACCAAAACACGAGCAATAATGATTCAGTCCCTCCTGGTCCAGTGGCCTGCAGACGTCACACCTTCCTGATTGGGTAACACTCTTCTCCCTGATGTTTTTAGGGCACAACGCTTATAGTAATAGAGGCCCAGATGGTGCAGCGGTCTCTGTTCGAATCCGCCTCCTGACGCCCTTTTCCCCGGCCGCTGGAAAGGACGTCAGGAGGCGGATTCGAACGGTAATAAATCCCTGGTCGGGGAT
This Aspergillus flavus chromosome 1, complete sequence DNA region includes the following protein-coding sequences:
- a CDS encoding C6 transcription factor, with product MLPYGTAKGSRRSHRKSRLGCGNCKRRRIKCDEIRPACSGCLRHSVQCDYQLEESSSSVFTAAENAKGQPAATAPRKVSTKRHQTFISSYQTNFRPPKRAHRTRKSIPEQLLQCSSSERIFPTLSCRPFEFTIIDMELFHNFLNPTDYGESEHHSAMRMQQNQLSRLGFSFPYVLRLLLAGSGFQLARRPEIMKLQQSAIQGRDYHVVAERHYNIAIREVAAAVPRLNKENCHAIYTAAVHIFVCSLAMGPRPGEYMAFREDGQDGLLSLFIGVRTVLEISSKLFSPDVVLKGDEGESGSESDPAAETTGPVRSSTIASEYGYWMDQLRHLIESELVREGTLNPVYRTVFERLHECYDAVYSPFSPVTTALLSPCIFGWLYRLPNAFMFGLRQRHQPALVIFSYFVLLLDELTWNWFLQDWPRHILIGIHRNLDVYHQQYIQWPMHCVTSKA